From one Syntrophorhabdaceae bacterium genomic stretch:
- a CDS encoding FeoB small GTPase domain-containing protein, with translation MSPIALNLEERETGPSSGRQPVINVAVAGNPNAGKSTLINALAGTRLHVGNWPGVTVERKSAFLEYDGARINLVDLPGTYSLSPYTEEEIVARDYLVRERPDVIVDVVDSTNLERNLYLTVQLMELDIPMVIALNIYDEAEQKGYTIRVKALEEMLGVRAIPTVATKRTGLKDLIEAAL, from the coding sequence ATGAGCCCGATTGCCCTCAATTTGGAAGAACGGGAGACGGGTCCTTCTTCCGGCAGGCAACCAGTTATAAATGTCGCTGTGGCGGGAAACCCCAACGCAGGGAAATCAACGCTCATTAATGCATTGGCAGGCACGAGGCTCCATGTGGGAAATTGGCCGGGGGTTACGGTGGAGCGAAAGTCCGCCTTTCTGGAATACGACGGGGCAAGAATAAACCTCGTCGATCTTCCGGGAACCTACAGCCTGAGCCCTTACACGGAGGAGGAGATCGTTGCCCGCGATTACCTGGTCCGTGAGAGACCCGATGTGATCGTCGATGTGGTCGATTCCACGAACCTCGAAAGAAACCTTTACCTTACGGTGCAGCTTATGGAGCTCGATATCCCGATGGTCATTGCCCTCAACATTTACGATGAAGCGGAACAAAAAGGCTATACCATACGCGTGAAGGCCCTGGAAGAGATGCTGGGTGTCCGTGCAATACCGACTGTGGCGACGAAAAGAACAGGGCTCAAGGATCTTATCGAAGCCGCTCTCG